In Chitinophaga nivalis, a single genomic region encodes these proteins:
- a CDS encoding SMI1/KNR4 family protein, with amino-acid sequence MNHYLQIIRKLYNLSEDANQGYTEEVLAAMEERLQIQLPSSLRQYYLTLGNNKVVNDTFNRLLTPADTGFTEDDYLVFYEENQGVVLWGIKRTDLQQDNPPVYGTYNPAGQEWFLDAGTTENFLLSMAYWNGALGGLPHTAFTEEEADLTAENIRIITDNWQELSGISHQLLRFFTNREEEIIVCTTDEKRAINSIYVGTHDEAIFQAIMERLPLEWMYRSDWDE; translated from the coding sequence ATGAACCACTATTTACAGATTATCCGCAAATTATACAACTTATCCGAGGATGCAAACCAGGGTTATACAGAAGAAGTACTGGCAGCAATGGAAGAACGATTACAGATACAGCTGCCGTCATCTCTGCGGCAGTATTATCTGACATTAGGTAATAATAAAGTAGTGAATGATACTTTCAACCGTTTATTAACACCGGCAGATACAGGTTTTACGGAAGATGACTACCTGGTTTTTTATGAAGAAAATCAGGGTGTGGTATTGTGGGGAATTAAAAGAACAGATCTGCAACAGGATAACCCTCCCGTTTATGGTACCTATAATCCTGCCGGGCAGGAATGGTTTTTAGATGCCGGTACCACGGAGAATTTTTTATTGTCCATGGCTTACTGGAATGGTGCTTTAGGAGGTTTACCCCACACCGCCTTTACCGAAGAGGAAGCCGATCTGACAGCAGAAAACATCCGTATCATCACAGATAACTGGCAGGAATTGTCTGGTATTTCTCATCAGCTGCTGCGTTTTTTCACGAATAGGGAGGAGGAAATTATAGTTTGTACCACCGACGAAAAAAGAGCGATCAATAGTATTTATGTGGGTACCCACGACGAAGCCATTTTTCAGGCTATTATGGAGCGGTTACCGCTGGAGTGGATGTATCGCAGCGACTGGGATGAGTGA
- a CDS encoding YceI family protein, whose amino-acid sequence MTNWKIDESHSEIGFKVKHLMITNVSGYFTRFSGSIQTESDDFHDASISFEADADSIDTQNKQRDEHLRNGEFFDATTFPKISFVSRKVKKIDEEQYKLVGDLTIKGQTHPIELEVTHAGVTVDPWGQSKAGFALKGRLHRADYGLRWNASTEAGGIVLSDEVKLNMEIQLVKS is encoded by the coding sequence ATGACAAACTGGAAAATTGATGAATCACACAGCGAAATAGGCTTCAAAGTTAAACACCTCATGATCACAAATGTGAGTGGCTATTTTACCCGTTTCAGTGGTAGTATTCAAACCGAAAGCGACGACTTTCACGATGCCAGCATCTCTTTTGAGGCAGATGCAGATAGTATTGACACACAGAATAAACAACGCGACGAACATTTAAGGAACGGCGAATTTTTTGATGCCACCACCTTCCCGAAAATCAGCTTCGTATCCAGAAAGGTGAAGAAAATAGATGAGGAACAGTATAAACTGGTAGGGGATCTGACGATTAAAGGACAAACACATCCGATTGAGCTGGAAGTAACGCATGCGGGAGTAACGGTAGATCCTTGGGGCCAAAGTAAAGCAGGTTTTGCGCTGAAAGGTCGCCTGCACCGTGCCGACTATGGTTTGCGCTGGAATGCCAGCACCGAAGCCGGTGGAATTGTACTGAGCGATGAAGTAAAACTCAATATGGAAATTCAGTTGGTGAAGTCATAG
- a CDS encoding YceI family protein produces MKKNLLFTALLLLAGITTFAQVKWNADPAHTNVIFSVKHLGINYIQGHFTKYNISVETADTVNFHQAKITADVDANSINTGVDQRDAHLKTDDFLNAAAFPNLSLKTIAFKKITSTKYVLLAELTIRNTTKRVTFDVTYGGLLRDPWGLKRAGFSAKATINRLEFGVKYADKLPSGVYAVSPTVEIVINTEIVKQ; encoded by the coding sequence ATGAAAAAGAACCTTCTGTTCACCGCCCTCCTGTTACTGGCTGGCATCACTACTTTTGCGCAGGTTAAATGGAATGCCGATCCTGCACATACCAATGTTATCTTCAGTGTAAAACACTTAGGTATCAACTATATCCAGGGACATTTTACCAAATACAACATTTCCGTTGAAACAGCGGATACCGTTAACTTCCATCAGGCTAAAATTACAGCAGATGTAGATGCCAACAGCATCAACACTGGTGTAGACCAACGTGACGCCCACCTGAAAACAGACGATTTTCTGAATGCCGCTGCTTTTCCTAATCTCTCGCTGAAAACCATTGCCTTCAAAAAAATCACCAGCACCAAATATGTGCTGCTGGCAGAGCTGACCATCCGCAACACGACCAAACGTGTAACCTTCGACGTTACTTACGGTGGTTTATTAAGAGATCCATGGGGTCTGAAAAGAGCTGGTTTTAGCGCTAAAGCTACCATCAACAGACTGGAATTTGGTGTAAAATATGCCGACAAATTACCTTCCGGCGTATATGCCGTATCACCTACTGTTGAAATCGTGATCAATACTGAGATCGTAAAACAATAG
- a CDS encoding DMT family transporter: protein MMKYIFLALAIILELIATSALKQSEQFTRLWPSVVSLVGYALAFYFLSHTLKSLPVGIAYAIWSGVGIVLITIIGVVFYKQIPDWPAIVGLALIVAGVLVINIFSKTVGH, encoded by the coding sequence ATGATGAAATATATCTTCCTGGCTTTGGCCATTATCCTTGAATTGATCGCCACCAGTGCGCTGAAACAGTCGGAACAGTTTACCCGTTTATGGCCTTCAGTGGTGTCATTGGTGGGCTATGCGCTGGCCTTTTATTTCCTGAGTCATACATTAAAGAGTCTGCCGGTAGGTATTGCCTACGCGATCTGGTCGGGCGTGGGTATTGTGCTGATCACCATTATCGGGGTGGTGTTTTATAAACAGATACCTGACTGGCCCGCCATTGTTGGCCTGGCATTGATAGTTGCCGGTGTACTGGTGATTAATATCTTTTCTAAAACGGTGGGGCACTGA
- a CDS encoding phage tailspike polysaccharide lyase family protein: MRINSIHALKQIPVPLLDDVYHVAGYREPGDGGGGVFYWDNNDTVSPDNMGTVLTGVNTAGRWKRIWEGGSVNVKWFGAIGDGLADDTASLTNAFRFNVFIPEGKYRILSPIIIEQDIILQSARNAVIDISAITNAPALVFTGTLSAPVPLLNDLQSNDTRIDFGGFCKKGDLIKLESTEKWDTTNYIKGELCEVDNYGDSTQVTNGIFDSYSAAHTTVTVINYIQVEINNLTLYHRGGNCSGLNIRYGRQVQLRNCAVIGSGERGIEIQECFGASIVDGYTNSDYYTGGNTNYGLVIASSQYVNITGGFYKAGRHGIAAGGTYPCRYIKHTGITVDNDPSSPAAALDAHANGDYFDYTGITCLNGALIQARNTRISDSTFKTIQYPRCLELYPAAAGGYYILDNLSLENNIDNCAVGIFSLLENNTIDLVSLTNIKATVAGDGVQEYAIYRIDQGTAGLHIKQLYLTNLTAVIRKDAVISRYILAVGSISPAISVGNMTVTACHLDGDKQRWAPFYLRITSGELHIAKCLMKASSAPLASQLLATPACNVTLKENILDSNYQAAFYFFHQAGLLRITENIIRNSTRAGIRIQGVALCIYADNQVTQVTTPCELVEVEKFVNGINQWGNYWLYDDKLPVAGTWTTGDQIIARTPVPGRPRGWRCVTSGTPGTWVSEGNL; the protein is encoded by the coding sequence ATGAGAATAAATAGCATTCATGCGTTAAAGCAAATACCTGTGCCGCTGTTGGATGATGTATACCATGTTGCAGGATATCGGGAGCCGGGAGATGGCGGTGGCGGTGTATTTTACTGGGATAATAACGATACCGTATCGCCGGATAATATGGGGACTGTACTCACAGGTGTCAATACTGCCGGCCGCTGGAAACGTATCTGGGAAGGAGGTTCGGTAAATGTAAAATGGTTTGGCGCAATCGGCGATGGCCTCGCAGATGATACGGCTTCCCTGACCAATGCTTTCCGGTTCAATGTTTTTATTCCTGAAGGGAAATACCGGATTTTATCCCCCATTATCATTGAACAGGATATTATTCTTCAAAGTGCCAGAAATGCAGTGATTGATATCAGTGCCATTACAAATGCGCCGGCATTGGTGTTTACAGGTACTTTATCTGCGCCGGTTCCTTTACTCAATGATCTGCAATCCAATGATACCCGGATTGACTTTGGCGGCTTCTGTAAAAAAGGAGATCTGATAAAACTGGAATCCACTGAAAAATGGGATACCACCAATTATATCAAAGGAGAACTGTGTGAAGTGGATAACTATGGCGACAGTACCCAGGTTACCAACGGCATCTTCGATAGTTATAGCGCCGCACATACTACGGTTACGGTGATCAATTATATTCAGGTAGAGATCAATAACCTGACATTGTATCATCGGGGAGGCAACTGCTCCGGACTGAATATCCGGTATGGGCGGCAGGTACAGCTGCGTAATTGCGCCGTCATCGGCAGTGGAGAAAGAGGCATTGAGATCCAGGAATGTTTTGGCGCCAGCATTGTAGATGGTTATACCAACAGCGATTATTATACCGGCGGCAACACCAACTACGGATTGGTAATTGCCAGCAGCCAGTATGTAAATATAACCGGTGGCTTTTATAAAGCAGGTCGCCATGGTATTGCAGCCGGCGGCACTTATCCCTGCCGGTATATTAAACACACCGGTATTACGGTAGATAATGATCCATCATCTCCCGCTGCAGCCCTGGATGCACACGCCAACGGCGACTATTTCGATTATACCGGTATTACCTGTCTGAACGGTGCGCTGATACAGGCCAGGAATACCCGTATCAGCGACAGTACTTTTAAAACCATCCAATATCCCAGGTGCCTGGAATTGTATCCTGCTGCAGCCGGCGGGTATTATATCCTGGATAACCTGTCGCTGGAAAATAATATTGATAACTGCGCAGTGGGTATATTTTCCCTGCTGGAAAACAATACCATCGACCTGGTATCCCTCACCAATATAAAAGCCACGGTAGCTGGTGATGGCGTACAGGAATATGCTATCTACCGCATCGATCAGGGCACTGCCGGCCTGCATATCAAACAACTGTATCTCACTAACCTGACAGCCGTCATCCGGAAAGACGCCGTTATTTCCAGGTATATCCTGGCAGTGGGCAGCATCTCCCCGGCTATATCCGTAGGTAACATGACAGTAACCGCCTGCCATTTGGATGGCGATAAACAACGGTGGGCCCCTTTCTATCTGCGTATAACCAGTGGAGAACTGCATATTGCCAAATGCCTGATGAAAGCTTCCAGCGCACCGTTGGCCTCCCAGTTGCTGGCTACTCCGGCATGTAATGTAACCCTGAAAGAAAATATCCTGGACAGCAACTATCAGGCAGCTTTTTATTTTTTTCATCAGGCCGGATTATTACGGATCACAGAAAATATTATCCGCAACAGTACCCGCGCCGGCATCCGTATACAGGGTGTAGCCCTTTGTATTTATGCAGATAACCAGGTAACACAGGTAACAACACCCTGTGAGTTGGTGGAGGTAGAGAAATTTGTAAATGGAATTAATCAGTGGGGAAACTACTGGTTGTATGATGATAAGCTCCCTGTTGCCGGTACCTGGACGACCGGTGACCAGATAATTGCCCGAACACCCGTGCCAGGGCGGCCCCGGGGCTGGCGCTGCGTTACATCAGGTACACCGGGTACCTGGGTGAGCGAAGGTAACCTGTAA
- a CDS encoding DUF1697 domain-containing protein yields MPRYIAFLRAINVGGNRIIKMEHLRTAMTDAGFKGIATYIQSGNVLFDSTSTNVASLTKKLEKLLHTTYGFEVPVMLRTVAEMTTVIAQTPFPGIVPDKTLQIYVMFLSQTPPENAAALVASFQSPATTIHLMDREIYFLVRKELVQGPLDVSQLDKKLGIPGTVRNWATVNKVIAL; encoded by the coding sequence ATGCCCAGGTACATTGCCTTTTTGAGAGCCATTAATGTAGGTGGCAACCGGATCATAAAAATGGAACACCTGCGCACAGCCATGACCGACGCCGGATTCAAAGGCATTGCCACCTATATACAAAGCGGCAATGTACTATTTGACTCCACCAGCACCAACGTTGCGTCGCTCACCAAAAAACTGGAAAAACTACTGCATACTACCTATGGTTTTGAAGTACCCGTGATGCTGAGAACTGTGGCAGAAATGACTACTGTTATTGCACAGACACCATTTCCCGGCATCGTGCCGGATAAAACTCTCCAGATATATGTGATGTTCCTGTCTCAGACCCCGCCTGAAAATGCCGCAGCTTTGGTCGCCTCCTTTCAATCACCCGCTACCACCATCCATCTCATGGACCGCGAAATCTATTTCCTCGTCCGGAAAGAACTGGTCCAGGGGCCACTGGATGTAAGCCAGCTGGATAAAAAGCTGGGCATTCCCGGTACTGTGCGTAACTGGGCCACGGTCAATAAAGTCATCGCATTATAA
- a CDS encoding MarR family winged helix-turn-helix transcriptional regulator: protein MRLEEAIKQPRFKDEYQKAMLNIVFTANWLEVAIAQVLKRYDLSSQQYNVLRILRGSKPRPLNLLDIQERMMDKMSNATRLVEKLRQKGLLTRSQCESNRRKVEIEITDKGMALLTELDPLMHQADREIVKKITEEEAQQLNMLLDKLRS, encoded by the coding sequence ATGAGATTGGAAGAAGCCATAAAACAACCACGATTCAAGGACGAATACCAGAAGGCCATGTTAAATATTGTATTTACAGCCAACTGGCTGGAAGTGGCGATAGCGCAGGTGTTGAAGCGGTATGATTTATCTTCCCAGCAATATAATGTACTACGCATTCTTCGTGGCAGCAAGCCCCGGCCATTGAATCTCCTGGACATTCAGGAGCGGATGATGGATAAAATGAGTAATGCCACCCGGCTGGTGGAGAAGCTGCGCCAGAAAGGCCTGCTTACCCGTTCCCAGTGTGAATCCAACCGCCGTAAGGTAGAAATTGAAATCACGGATAAGGGTATGGCCCTGCTGACAGAGCTGGACCCGCTGATGCATCAGGCCGACCGGGAAATTGTCAAAAAAATTACGGAAGAAGAAGCACAGCAATTGAATATGCTGCTGGATAAACTGCGGAGTTAA
- a CDS encoding RNA polymerase sigma factor, producing MEQQPFLQLIQVHQPLLHKLCRLYSDTPEDREDLFQEMIYQLWKSYGTFAQQSKVSTWIYRIALNTALAPFRKRRPQITYTDTLPEPPPTDSPPNIRQEALFAALKLLSDAEKAIIALYLEDLSYQEIAAVTGIAENYVGVKLNRIKTKIKHLLKQ from the coding sequence ATGGAACAACAGCCTTTTCTGCAGCTGATACAGGTGCATCAACCCTTGCTGCACAAGCTGTGCCGCCTGTACAGCGACACACCGGAAGACCGGGAAGATCTTTTTCAGGAGATGATTTACCAGCTGTGGAAATCGTATGGCACTTTTGCACAGCAATCCAAAGTCAGTACCTGGATATACCGTATTGCCCTGAACACCGCACTGGCGCCTTTCCGGAAGCGCCGGCCCCAGATTACGTATACCGACACTTTACCGGAACCACCGCCCACCGACAGTCCACCCAACATCCGGCAGGAAGCGCTTTTCGCGGCACTTAAATTACTGAGCGACGCAGAAAAAGCGATCATCGCCCTCTACCTGGAAGACCTGAGTTATCAGGAAATTGCTGCCGTTACCGGTATCGCAGAAAATTATGTGGGCGTAAAACTCAACAGAATCAAAACAAAAATCAAACATCTCCTTAAACAATAA
- a CDS encoding DEAD/DEAH box helicase — protein MKFEQYNISPEIKESLEELGFKRPTDIQFKAIPSILQGDDVMAIAQTGTGKTAAFAIPILHRLQQQDRKYYKDRYEVKCLVMVPTRELAIQIAAVFQSIGQYTDLSILALVGGVEQGPQIKVLEKGVDVLVATPGRMFDQINQGNIDLSKVQTLILDEADHMLDLGFIRDIRDVIKHIPRKHQTLFFSATLNKSIKDLAYSVVDNPIRIQISPQDPVSKNVSHAVAYVAMDDKRFFLERMVKDFPENKILVFVRTKVRAERVFNAMERVGIKTLTMHGGKEQDDRLEIMEEFRKGDIKVLITTDVNARGIDIPNVDYVVNYDLPDVPENYVHRVGRTGRGVQKGQAVSFCSEEEKPILAEIQKFLGKDIQEMKIDKNDYRETISFSEDIPNDNWQLLLDQHNQEMDQLKNKKKGKKAPPGKKAKKK, from the coding sequence ATGAAATTTGAACAATATAATATCTCCCCGGAAATAAAGGAAAGCCTGGAGGAACTGGGTTTTAAACGCCCTACAGATATACAGTTTAAGGCAATTCCTTCTATTCTGCAGGGAGACGATGTAATGGCCATTGCACAGACAGGTACCGGTAAAACAGCAGCTTTTGCCATTCCTATCCTGCATCGGTTGCAGCAACAAGACCGGAAGTACTACAAAGACCGGTACGAAGTAAAATGCCTGGTAATGGTGCCTACGCGCGAACTGGCTATACAGATCGCCGCGGTATTCCAGTCTATCGGACAATATACCGACCTCTCCATCCTGGCCCTGGTGGGCGGTGTGGAACAAGGTCCGCAGATCAAGGTGCTGGAAAAGGGTGTGGACGTATTGGTCGCTACCCCGGGTCGTATGTTTGACCAGATCAACCAGGGAAATATAGACCTCAGTAAAGTACAGACCCTCATCCTCGATGAGGCAGATCATATGCTGGATCTGGGCTTTATCCGTGATATCCGGGATGTGATCAAACACATTCCCCGTAAGCACCAGACACTGTTTTTCTCTGCTACGCTGAATAAAAGCATTAAAGACCTGGCCTACTCCGTTGTGGATAATCCGATCCGTATTCAGATTTCCCCGCAGGACCCGGTGTCGAAAAATGTAAGCCACGCCGTGGCGTATGTAGCGATGGATGATAAACGTTTCTTCCTGGAACGGATGGTAAAGGATTTTCCGGAAAACAAGATCCTGGTATTTGTGCGCACCAAGGTACGGGCAGAACGCGTGTTCAATGCCATGGAACGGGTGGGTATCAAAACCCTGACGATGCATGGTGGTAAAGAACAGGACGACCGGCTGGAAATTATGGAAGAATTCCGGAAAGGTGATATCAAGGTATTGATCACAACAGATGTAAATGCCCGTGGTATTGATATTCCGAATGTGGATTATGTGGTCAACTACGATTTGCCGGACGTGCCGGAAAACTATGTGCACCGCGTAGGTCGTACAGGTCGTGGTGTGCAGAAAGGGCAGGCAGTATCTTTCTGTAGTGAGGAAGAAAAGCCAATACTGGCGGAGATTCAGAAGTTCCTGGGGAAAGATATCCAGGAAATGAAGATCGATAAAAATGATTACCGGGAAACCATCAGTTTTTCAGAAGATATTCCTAATGATAACTGGCAGTTGTTGCTGGATCAGCACAACCAGGAAATGGACCAGCTGAAAAACAAGAAGAAAGGTAAAAAAGCGCCTCCTGGCAAGAAGGCTAAGAAAAAATAA
- a CDS encoding DoxX family protein encodes MFKRLLQTDHHLTSFIIRITVALVMLPHGAQKLLGMFGGYGFKATMNFFTSNGTPAILAFMVIMTESIGALLILLGFTTRIWAALLTVIMLVAISMHAANGFFMNWGGTQAGEGFEYHLLVIGINLALVIKGAGRWSIDGKLTNK; translated from the coding sequence ATGTTCAAACGTTTACTACAAACAGATCATCACCTGACTTCCTTTATTATACGCATCACAGTAGCCCTCGTCATGCTGCCACACGGCGCCCAGAAGTTATTAGGCATGTTCGGCGGCTATGGCTTTAAGGCGACCATGAACTTCTTTACTTCCAACGGTACACCCGCAATACTGGCTTTTATGGTGATTATGACAGAAAGCATCGGCGCATTACTGATCCTCTTAGGATTTACCACCCGCATCTGGGCTGCGTTACTAACCGTTATTATGCTGGTCGCAATTTCCATGCATGCAGCCAACGGTTTCTTTATGAACTGGGGTGGCACACAGGCAGGGGAAGGATTTGAATATCACTTACTGGTAATCGGCATCAATCTCGCACTGGTAATTAAAGGCGCGGGACGCTGGTCAATAGACGGAAAACTCACGAACAAATAA
- a CDS encoding DUF4184 family protein yields MPFTISHIAIVTPLTGAPRRYLSATGLMIGSMVPDFLYFILLNPYFKDGHQWWGIFVYDIPLSLLLAYLYHYLLKSSLLHYAPEWAAQRLNRFRYFDWDTYFRQHYLVVTFSIIIGVLTHFFLDAFTHGHGYFTIRMPLLQGTVTIAGHTIKTWYLLQYLSSVAGLAILFYVFLKIRMIPKNAVLPAPHKTRFWVTVAFASVLVLVINEYLHPIRCQQIDYLAVIMGGIFYGFLLTSLLYRPGNRA; encoded by the coding sequence ATGCCATTCACCATTTCGCACATAGCGATAGTAACGCCACTGACCGGCGCGCCACGCCGGTACCTCTCTGCCACGGGTTTAATGATAGGCAGTATGGTACCAGATTTTCTCTATTTTATTCTGCTGAATCCCTATTTCAAGGATGGGCATCAATGGTGGGGAATCTTTGTATATGATATACCCTTATCGCTCCTGCTGGCTTATCTGTATCATTACCTCCTTAAAAGCAGCCTGTTGCATTACGCCCCGGAGTGGGCCGCCCAACGGCTCAATCGTTTCCGGTATTTCGACTGGGATACCTACTTCCGGCAGCACTACCTGGTAGTCACCTTCTCTATTATTATAGGGGTGCTCACCCATTTCTTTCTAGATGCCTTCACACACGGGCACGGGTATTTCACCATCAGAATGCCTCTGCTACAAGGAACGGTCACCATTGCCGGACATACCATCAAAACCTGGTACCTGCTTCAATACCTCAGTTCTGTAGCCGGACTGGCCATCCTGTTTTACGTTTTTCTGAAAATACGCATGATCCCCAAAAATGCTGTATTACCGGCCCCCCATAAAACCCGGTTCTGGGTGACAGTTGCTTTTGCCAGTGTATTGGTATTGGTGATCAATGAATACCTGCATCCAATCCGCTGTCAGCAGATCGACTACCTGGCCGTCATTATGGGAGGGATCTTTTATGGGTTTCTGCTTACTTCTTTATTATACCGGCCGGGCAACCGGGCATAA